The Penaeus vannamei isolate JL-2024 chromosome 42, ASM4276789v1, whole genome shotgun sequence genome includes the window ctctctctctctctctctctctctctctctctctctctctctctctctctctctctctttcttctccctccccctctcccttctcaatccttctttctttcatttgcttgtttcctttctttaattctcttctttcgagataaaaagaaaaagaaaaaagacattgaTGGTAATCTTCCGACAAACatcaaaacacaaagacaaatgaTACGCCAGCTTTCATTATTTATGGTGCAGCGACTCCACTCACTATCACCCCCGAATACTACGCAACAGGCAGCCAGTACTCTCTCCCACAACGCAGAAAATACGTTTATGGTCTGTTGCGAGGCTTGCAAGGTCTGGGGTGTTAGACCGTTTTGGGGAGAGAGACCAACGAGGACCTTAGAATTGGTCTTAACCTAGTTGAGAGAATTTTGTTTCGatccgggttttttttttggcgggaagcgTGGTATGAAGGGTGTCGTGTGTGATCTAAGTTCGTCTgttggggaaggaagtgggaggcgaACGATTAGGATTTTGTCAAAGTAAACTAAAAGTGCAAGAAATGGACAGCATAATGACGCCCTTCACAGCTCTGGAATCCAGCCGGGAGCGCGTAAGAAAACAATCGAGAGTGAACCACGTGAGTCTCCCTGCGTCGCTCCTCGGCCGCCATTTTGTAAAGCAGATAAAACAAAATGGCGGCTCGAATACAAGAAATACAAAAGGTAATATTTACACGCATACACGTCTTCTTACCGTCAGAACTCGATCAGATCGTTATTTCTAGGGGGAAAAGCGATTCTCCCCCGAGGGAAATGAGGCCAAAACTAGCTCTTAGACCTGAaaaagtagaggggggggggttatactgGCATATGACCGTGTGGTGGCATTACGGGGGCAATAGaccacgggggagggggtgggggtgggggggagacacCGACGATGGCTTGGAATTACGCAAAGTATGGAAGGATGTGATGCAACTCCTTCACTGCTGACTATTGTTCCACTTGCAAGGAGCCGATCTTATCTCCGTTTTCTCCaagtctctcattctttttttttcctcctggaTTTTATTCCATTGTCTTATATCTCCCCGGGGTGCTTTTTGtacatgggggaggggagggggggaagggggggataaaacgtcataaatatttgtttaattatttttcctCATGCGTAGggggttctttttttgttttgttttgttcatgaaatttgaagaaggggaagtgggtgaaaagaataaaaaaaaggaaagtagaagaagagaaaaatacagtaaaaagaaaagaagaaaaggagaagaagaggcagaaagaaggaaaagcagaagcagaagaaagaaggaggaaaagaaagaaggaaaaaagaaaaaaaaaaagcagaagaaagaagataaacgaAGACGAACGAAGATAAGAAGGATATAGATgcggaggatggaagagggggatggaggagggaggagggaaggattgatATCCTCGAGAATGCAAAAAGTCTGCGGCGGGCAGCGAGGGGGCGCCCCGCTTCACCGGATAACGAAGTAAGTGCCACGAGTGTCaagaacgggaggggggggaagggagaaggggggagaagagggagaggggagggggagaggaggaggggaggggagaggggagggagggaggggagagggaggggggaaaggagaagaatggggagagggaggagaagaagggggaaggggtagggggagaaaagcgagggagaggggaggaaaagaagaggaggaagagaagtgggggggcgagaaagggggaggagaagaagaaggggaaagaaagaaaggagggggagatgagaggagataagaagaggaggggagagaagaagggggaaggggagaagaggagggaggggtgatcgTGTCCGAGCGCGAAGTGGGTCAACAGCGGCGGGCGGGACGTAAGCTCAGATTCGATTTGTCGTCACTCGAGCGCGCTCccgggggctgggggggaggggggggttggaggtggagctGTCCGTCATCATCGCCtcggaaggggggtaggggggggtggaaggcttggaaggaggagaagaagaagggaaaggagaagggaaaaaaaggagacaagagggagaaaaagaagaaagatcgaGACccaagcacgcgcgcgcgcgtgcttggGTCTcgatcttactctctctctgtctgtcacattTGCTTCTCTGTTTCAAtgtctttatttcctcctttctgttacacaccaatacacacaaacagaaagaacaTGTTATATAACGGATGacgcagggagacagacagacaaacaaacgacgagaccgagagagacagaaagcgagaccgacaccgagagcgagagagagaaacagagagcgagagcgcgagagaagcGGAGAGTGGAAGAGTCCGCCCGACGGAGGCCGCGGAAGAATGAGGTCACAGCAGCTAAGTCAGTGCTGGAATTATTGGTAATGACTGAGAGGAGAATAACGCTGTTTTCTGATGCCGTTTGGAACGAAGGGAGTGTAATGGTGATGGGGagagtggtgatggtgagagtgatggtgatggtgatggggagagTGATGGTgagagtaatggtgatggtgatggtgagagtaatggtaatggtgatggtgagagtaatggtgatggtgagagtaatggtgatggtgatggggagagtaatggtgatggtgatggtgagagtagtaatgatgataatgatatgactgATGGTGGTGACAGTGATAACAGTATTATGGTGAATGGTTCtaataatagtaactgtaatggcaaaaatgacgatgatgataatgattatgatagtgataatagcaatggtaatgataagaactgGAAACGAGACTTAAATCTTCATAGAATGAGTGGTGTGCAGAGGGAAATGTAAGAAGATGGAGACATGAGAACCATATAGACATAGTAAAGCCAGGACACACATACtgtgggatgaaagggagggggaggagaggatggaaaggatggaatagaggaaagaagagagaggagagaaggagggaaggatggtgggagagaaaggaagggggggaatgagcggagggtgagagagaaagaaaaggagggagatagggagggaagggagggagagaggaaatgcagaaaggaagagagtgaaaaaaaggaaggaaggaagggaagatgggagggaagatgggaaggggggagggagggagggaggggtgaagcgaACATCGTCAGACGCGAAACACACAAAACCAGTTTCGCTCTCTGCTcgtctcccgcccccctccccttcctccctcctccgcctcccccttcctccctcctcccccacacctctctctccgcccccctatCGAGAGTGAAACACAACAGAAACgacagccgagagagagagacagacaaacaaaccgacagactgatagagagagagagagaaagagacagacagacagacagacagacagacagacagacagacagacagacagacagacagacagagaaagggagagagagagagagagagagaaagagagagagagagagagagagagacagacagacagagagacagacagagagagagacagacagacagacagagaaagagagagagacagagagagacagagagacagagagagagagagagagacagagacagagacagagacacagtcagagacagagagagagagataggcagagagatagccatacagacaaacacattctcacacacacaggcaaacagacacacgcacacacacacacacacagacatacagacactaCAAACGTACACAGCGAACGATACCGAAAGCGAATTTGTGTGTAGTGAAAAGGAGAGTGAGTTGAGAAATGTAGGTCACCGAGGCGCTGCTGTCTTTCCTGCCAGCGTCACagccagcgagagggagagagaggggcggcagggggaggaggggggagtaggaagggagggaaggagagagggggagtaggagggaaagggagagtaggagggagggaaggggaaggaagggaagggagagagaggggcggcagggggagggagggggagggattaggaagggaggaagggaggggggagtaggaggagggagagagaggggcggtagggggaggagggggggattaggaagggagggaagggagagagagggggagggagggaggggggagtaggaagggagggaagggagagagagggagtaggagggggagggggaaaggggaagggaaggaagggagagagagatagggcggcagggggaggaagggggattaggaagggagagagggagagagggcggcagggaggggagtagagagggagggggagagagagaggaggggggaaaggggaaaggggaaggaaaggaaaggagagagaggggcggcaggggagtaggaagggagggagggagagagaggcggcagggggagggtgagtagggagggagggagggggaagaggagggaagtgagagagtgagggaggggtgtagaaaatgagagatgggagtagggaagggaaagtgaggaagagggaagggggatgaaaaaggagggaggaaaaggggaaggaaatggaatggggagaggggggtgggggctacGTAGATCCCCCCTACCTGTTGCCGATGGCCTATCTCCTATAGAGTAATTAGAATGCAAACTGTGATAGGGCACATTGTGAAAAAGTAGTTCGCATTTTGTATGCCGTATGGAATCCCACCGTATATtggaacgggggaggggaggagggggggtgtagacGTAGGGTTGGGGAGGTATGGGGTGTAAATCTCAGCGTAGAACGAGGCAGAAAGTGGCTTGTGGTGTGGGAGTGGTGATTAGGGGGGAGGTAAGGTTGGTGGAGGTgacggtggaggaggggaagaaacgaACGAATAATGgtactcctcttctcttcctctctcctttcttccttccttttttttttccttctgtccctctccctcccgcgtaGTCGGcctcttacctcctctctttgcctctctctcctctcactctccatcccttcctctctcctcccccacgctCTATCactgcttttcctttctctcatctctccttttcctcgccctctccctctgggTGGCCTCTAGATGGCCTCTGGGCGGGACCAGGAGGCAATAGCAGGGGGAAGGGTAGATGCAGTAGAAGGGGCAGGGGCAGGTGCAGGAGTAGGTATAGGGGCAGGTGCAGGTCCAGGGGAAGAGGCAGGAGCAGGTGCAGGTCCAGGGGAAGAGGCAGGAGCAGGTGCAGGAGTAGGTACAAGAGCAGAGCATGAAgcaggggcaggggaagaggtAGGTCCAGGGAAGGAAGCAGGGGCAGGTGCAGCAGTACGTGCAGGGGCAGGTCCAGGGGAAGAGGCAGGAGCAGGTGCAGGTGGAGGTACAAGGGCAAGGCAGGAGCAGGTGCAGGAGGAGGTACAAGGGCAAGGCAAGAGGCAGGTGCGAGAGCAGATGAGCAGAGGTAGGGGCGGTCCTCTTCCTTAGCTGTAAGGCAAGACCCTCTCGAATGGTCctgaaatgaaggaggaaagtgCACGCTGCGTAGACGAGGACGCGGCGGTCGAGCTGGGAGGACTCGTCGCCTGAAGTGTTTGGTCTTACggtgcgagagaaaaaaaatatgaggggTTTACGAGGAAAATGCTCCGTCACGATCAAGAAGTTATTGTGGAAGTATAAACAGGGTTGTGTTTTTGGATTCGCGGGGTACGCAGGCACATCTTCCGCAatgcttctcttctgtctctctttactcctcgcatcaccttcattttcctcttctcccgactctctcccaaccctttttAACCctatttctcatcatcatctttttttttcttcttcttcctcttgtctcaatttttcccctattttctttccatctccatctcccacttccccttcctccctgcctccaatCTCCCTCGTTTGATCCATCACTGTTTGATAATTACCATTTATGACACGCCCTCCTCTTACACTTCCTttgtcgccccctccccccgctcctcctccatttcctccccaccgcttcccctccacttccccccctgcttcccctccatttccccccccgcttcccctccaccgctccccctccttcccctccccctcacttccccctccccgcttcccctagctcccctccacttcccccgccccctcccatactctctcgtagctttctccttcccctccaccgctccccctccacttccctcccccgcttccctccacttccctccaccgcTCCtcacttcccccgccccctcccatactctctcgtagcttttctcccttccctcctccgcccggGGCATAGAAAAGTGAAGATGAAAAGCGAAGGTGATTCAGtgggacctctctctctctctctctctttctctttcgctttgtgtcactttttctttttttttttctctcgtcttcagtctcttcttccttctttcctcccaccctccctccctccctccctccctcttccttccctccttccttccctctctccctctccccctccctcctttcctctctccctctcttcctccctccctccctcccctccccctccttccctctcgttccTTTAGTGGTTACGGAACCGGTCCAGAGCCGGCAATAACTCTGCGTGACTAGAGACGATGGTGGTCCGTGATGGTAGTCCGTGATGGTGGTCCGTAATGGTAGTCCGTGATGGTAGTCCGTAATGGTAGTCCGTGATGGTGGTCCGTCATGGTGATCCGTCATGGTGGTCAGTCATGGTAGTCCGTGATGGTAGTCCGTGATGGTGGTCCAGGATGGTAGTCCGTAATGGTGTTCGGTGATGGTGACGTACAGTGTGGAGAGAAGACGGCCGGATGGTACGTATGGTGACGTCTTGGCCGGTGGCGAAAGAGGAgcctagggaaggggggggggggatggtgtcgTCATGAATTCTGTTCTGGTAGctttagaggaggggaagggagggggaggtaggagggagggaggttgggggagtgagtgggagaggaaggggaaagagggagcggaaatgaagggggtggagaaaaggaggaatagggaggggaagaagagggtgaggggagggggagaggaggacgggttGGGATAGGGATTGATAAGAAGATAATTTGACAAAATTATTTTTGGTAATATAATCTTCGTCGTTTAATGTAGAGGTAAGACTGAAGTATTCCTGAAATGGCAAGAATTTGAAGCTTTGCAAAAAATGATCGCATTCCAGCTGATACgagaagagaaaacacacacacacacacacacacacacacacacacacacacacacacacacacacacacacacacacacacacacacacacacacacacacacacacacacacacacacacacacacgcacattttaaGCCCGAGTATTACCAACAGAAAGAGTTGCAAAGGCGACGTGACTATTATTTGAACAGCTACAAGGAATGTGCACATGGATGCGACCGAAAGAGAAGGTGACTAAGATGAGCGAAAGTACgttaataggaagaagaagaagaaaaaaaaagacttctgATTGTGTCGACTCGGATCATGGAAAGCCTGTGTTGTCAGAACTTCAGTGAGGGCTGGACATGGGGgcgttgctgggggggggggagaggtgagggagagttgAGAGTTTGGAGATTAGagttaaggaggggaagggggagggagagggagagagagagggattggaagataaaagagagggagataaagagggagagggagagggggatggggagataaatgagagggagagggagataaaagagagaggggggattggaagaagaagagagagagagaaagagagagagagagagagagagagagagagagagagagagagagagagagagagagagagagagagagagagagagagagagagagaatagaatagaatagagaccTGGGGGAGCTGCATCGAGGTGCCAGGTTGTCGgcgagggcaaggaggggggggggggtgtaggcaaTGTGGGCCCGGGTCACTGGGGCCAATGGAGTGACCGGGTCAAAGAGTCTATGGATGGTCTATAGGGGCGGGGTCAAGAAGGGTCAAAGGGTACGTGTTTTAAAGTGACGAGGACAAGAGAGGTGTGACGATGTTATGCGCACGTTATCGAAGGGGACAGCTTGATAGCGAAAAGGGAAGATggcggtaggaggggaggaggaggaagtagaggagggaggagaaggggaaggggaaggggaaggggaaggtaggtggAGGCAAGTGTCGGGTTGGAGCTGTAggtgagagtgtgtatgagagggATTGTGAGAGTAGGTGAGGAATGCAGCCAACGGGTAACTTGACGCCGGGAATACGAGGGGAAGCAGGTGAACTTAGGTGGCCAGTGGGTGACCTATCGGGTGATAATGAGGCAAAGAGGCGATTTTTAATGACCCCCCCCTGCTCGCTGAACCCCGGGAACCCATGCTGCCTGTGGTAGGGAAGAAACAAATAGCGATAGACGACAACTCTGCCAAGTAGGTCAGCTCTCTTGGTACAACACACACTGCTTACCTCCTGCTCTTAgtcctaccattattattacgagTTCTGCTTCTACGTCTCTCGGACTTTTCGATTACGGGGCATTTTAACGGCAGAAAGACTTTTCGGAAGATTCGAGAAGAGAGATCCGAATCGTTTAACGCCAGATAGCCAGTCtgtctcccctcctgccccctccctccctctcctactcgcccctcccttctccctcgctggGTCCCACACGCCCCCCTTACCAACCCCCTCtcagccttcctccccctccaacccctccgcgacccctacctccccccgtctctccccacACCTCGCTTCCCATGCTGAGTTGCGGCAGCTTCTCCCTGCTGAAGTGATGAACCTCTTTCGTCGACGTGTTGAACGTGTCGCCATGCTGAACACGCCGACATGCTGCGACactttgcatttttttcaatCCTCTGCTATGTGCTTCCTTTTTTGTTCCGAAACTTTCgatgtgcttcctttcattttttcctgatattttcATGTGCTTCCTTTCTCGTGTCCTTTTTGGTACACCTGTAATACGCATACTCGGGGGAAGCCTCAGCACTGGAGTGTTCTCGTGGTTCCGAAGGCGGAGTGAAGGAATTCGGACACGCTGCCTGtcgggagagaaaagaataagaagaatatgagatagagaataagatatgataatgttaagcagaaaaaaacacaaaaaaaagtgaaagacgctgaagaagaagaaaaagaagaagaacgcggacaacaacaaaaaaagagaagaagaacgagaagcgaATCGTCGAGAGGCGCGAAAAGGGAAAGCTCGTTAGACACGTGAAAACAGTTCCCGAGTCCCAATCCCAGGGCAGCGGTTAGCAAGGtctatatttataagtatttaagtacttatttagaccttaGTAGACACACTTGCCGTCTCCCCCACGTAAAAGCGCGGATCTGTGACGACGAAGTGAAGCAGCgaaggcgggggggcggggggaggcatTGCTGGGGGCTTCTTGCTGGGAGGGTAATATGGGGGAAGAGGcgcagatgggagggagggagggagggaaggaggcgatggagggagggagggagggaagggtggaaggatgtgggagggacgggaaggggaagaagaaggtagaggggacgggaagggaggaagggagagggaaaagggggagaggaagaatgtaaggaaagaggcagagggaaaaggggagggagggagggaagcagaaatgagggagggatgtGTAGGTCGGtgtgagtaggggaagggagggagagagggaggacgggaaggatgGCGAGAGTTgacttggagggagggagggaggacggatagACGTGTAGGTGTGCGtaaaagtagagggagggaaggaggaggaggcagaaggcggGTCGGGGGCGTGGCCTGGGCAGAGGGAAAGGGCGTGGAAGAGAGTGCGTGCTtgagcgaaagaggaaaaaagagcagTCAGTtaaaaaaaggacaagagaaaggaccaaaatcagagagagagagagagagagagaaagagagagagagagagagaaagagagagagagagagagatagagagagagagagagagagagagagagagagagagaggctgacagacagacaggtaaacggCTGGGTCTGTCTTGAAGAGTGAGAGTTAAGTCGCCTCGAAGAACACATGACGcggtggttgggggttgggggggggggggcagacgatATTCCTTCTACTCTTACTCTTTACATTTGCTCTTtgtttttactcctcctccttctcttcttcatcttcatctttatcttttccttcatctttctcttcctcttcctctgcatcttcctcctcttcctcctcctctccctcctccgcctcctcctccattttagtCGTGGAAAGGAAAGCTACCACAGGAGGGGGtagggttgagggaggaaggaggagggggaaggagggagagcgggagaaagggagcTGAAAGTAGTCtttgaaagggagatgaaggcaGGAAGATACGAAacgaggatggatggatggatgaatagataattagatagatagatggatggataggtaattagatagatagatggattgatagattgattggtgggtggtagggagggaaggaaggaaggaaggaaggaaggaagaggaaattagggaaaaaatataaaagaaagcagagagagagagagaaagagggagggagggagagggaaagcgaagaggaagaaagaaagaaacaaaacgaagatATGATGCGGTTTTCAAACAAGAAACCAGGGTAAAGGAATGTAATGGAAAGGAATCGCCGGGGGAGAAAGTGTATggtaatagtgagagagagagagagagagagagagagagagagagagagagagagagagagagagagagagagagagagagagagagagagagagagaaatatgtgagtgagtgtgaatgtgagtgagagtaagagtgagtgattgtgagaatgtgagagagagagagtgagtgagtgtgatagttgatagagagagaaaaagagtgagtgagtgtgagagagaaagagaaaaagtgagtgaagagagagggatatacaggagagggagagagtggtttggaaaggaaagagagacggaatggggaatgtgtgtg containing:
- the LOC138860645 gene encoding uncharacterized protein — translated: MASGRDQEAIAGGRVDAVEGAGAGAGVGIGAGAGPGEEAGAGAGPGEEAGAGAGVGTRAEHEAGAGEEVGPGKEAGAGAAVRAGAGPGEEAGAGAGGGTRARQEAGARADEQR